CCATTATGTAAAGGTCGACACGGCAGGCCGGTCCTCAATAGCTCGAGATTTTGTCAGTAACTGCTTCGCAATATAGTAACCTGATTTAAACTGATAATCCCCATTACGCGAATGGCACCATACAAGTTGATCAGAACACTCCAAACTCAGCAATGAAGAGACAATGATTGCATTTACTATATCACTAGAGAAAAGAGATCTCAATAAAGACACCTTCCATTTTAGAAGACACCATTCAAGCAAACTACTGACACGTAAATCAAGATCAATCATAATTGAAGGGAAAGGTACCTTAAAATTTGGCAAGTTTTTAACCCATCTATGTGAAAAGACACGAATATTCAAGCCATTTTCTAACCTCCATCGACCTCCACGTAGCAAGACTTGCCGAGATTCACACAGCGCAAGCCAGAGGTCAGAAGGATTTTTTCCTACCATTGCATCAAGGAAATTCTAATTCGGATAATACTTGCTTTTCAGAATACGGGCCATCAAAGAACTCGGTTGATTAAGAATTCTCCGGCTCTGCTTGGTCGGGGGGCAAGATTATATGCTATAAGAGAGCGAAAGCCGAGTCCTCCTTCTC
Above is a genomic segment from Rutidosis leptorrhynchoides isolate AG116_Rl617_1_P2 unplaced genomic scaffold, CSIRO_AGI_Rlap_v1 contig496, whole genome shotgun sequence containing:
- the LOC139884052 gene encoding uncharacterized protein, yielding MVGKNPSDLWLALCESRQVLLRGGRWRLENGLNIRVFSHRWVKNLPNFKVPFPSIMIDLDLRVSSLLEWCLLKWKVSLLRSLFSSDIVNAIIVSSLLSLECSDQLVWCHSRNGDYQFKSGYYIAKQLLTKSRAIEDRPAVSTFT